The Cryptomeria japonica chromosome 2, Sugi_1.0, whole genome shotgun sequence region aattagaatgtcacctttctagagggttttacaaataagactgttaagtccactcggttaagagattttctgtcacttcacaaaataacagtaataaaaatatatctgcaactttgcatctaaaatgctaaagcagattcttatttgttcaatacaatctagtcataggacttatcttgtccctttgctgggctttatactctgttaatcaaacaggtcttcaagctactgtgctcggtaatcactatgtagcatccctgtgcttacacttgcctgcatgtattgtttatcaacagttccttatttataaacaatttgctaaccgcttaatctccttgatcacatatcccatgatcaatcatagccaccagatcttcaaacttgaccaggttcaatgtatccttcgatctgaaaatgttttacctcgccttggaacttgcatacatttcttggaacttgtgctaaggtattgcggttcaatctgagctatagatctttctaccgatctttcattgccatagattctttaacaaacttcatgcacgacataccaattatttaatcaattccaactcatcaacttccttcattaaataatgcttttaatcatttaatgcatctgttacagctcggttgcaactcggtaaatactaaacttcactcggtagaccttccgccttcattaaccgatagcgataaccttagggtttaccaactaggttccttagggtttaccgactaggttctttgctcggtaacatagtatagtattaaccttacaatcaacaacatatgtaggatatcaaaacaatctaaacatcatgatctcatcattgtctaactcggtaatagttgcccattgaataacttatttctccccttattcatcacaatctttctgtgtcttttaccgacatctttatactcatcaaatcatacttcttaagatatggcaacatcatactaaactaatttcttgacatcaatgacaaaataataatattaagacaataaacatccttaatcagttatatccataatcatcaacaaccttctcaatatccttattgaaatgccaacaatctccccttgtctgttataatgccaacagttggTGTCCACATACGATTTCTCTCATTTACTTTGGAAACTCTTATATTGGATAAACTATAAACTATCCATATAAGTGGTGATGGAGGTGTCTTTAATTTAATCACTTCTCAATATTGGTGTTGAATGTATGTGTTATTTCTTATTCTTTTCATCACTCGTGATATGTTGGTAAAATAATTTAGATAATCTTTTAATTGGggataaaataaaattaatgagtTAGCAAATAACCGGTTATGGTATTATTGGGATGTTTGTTAGATTTTTTTACATATACTTGTGTTTTTTGTATGTGAACCTGCTATAGGGTGGTGTCATCTTGTCATTTAGTTTCTCCTTATGAAGGGTGAGCAAGTGGGGTGTGTTGTGAATGTTTCCATTCCTCTCTCATATCCCTAGGTTGATTTTAGAGTCCCTTGTAGGCCTCCCAACACTTTGGGAAGCATATCTTCCATTTGTTCATGTATCAAAGATCAAGTGTGATTGAGCCTAACTTTTCATCCTATCTCTTCTAGTCGTATGTAGGTTTTTTAGGGATTTGTTCTAAGTTGATTTCATTTGAGTGTGTTTAAGGCATTTTCCCTATGTATGAGACCTAGAAACAATCATCCATCTAGTCTTCGGTCAAGACAATACATTGCTAGAATTAGACTCAATTGCTAAAACTAGACTTGGTTGCTAAAATTGGACTCCAATGTCAGAAGTTGATTCTAGAGGAATGTGTTAGTATCCTTCCTTGGTGCTAGTATCCCCTAGGGTGTTATAGTCCCCTCATTCTTTGAACAAAAATACTTCCACTCATTTTTTGAGAAAACTTTGTATACAAAATTTGTTTCCCTTGGTCTTTTAAATCTTCCCATGTCATCACTTTATCAACACGTGTTATAATATAGAATTTATTTTATCTTTCACATTGGGAATTGTATCTTTTTATATAAAATTGATAGGTTATCATTCCAATTGGTCAAGGTCTTGTACCTCCTAGTTGATTATCTTCATGTGTATAGGTTTACCCCTATGTTTGGGCATCTTTGATTGAGATATATTCCCACTTTTGTGTTGGTACATGTGTCATGTGTTCAAGAAATCAAGTCATTCAATTCTAGTCAAGATATGATATCCCCTAGTTGTACTATCTCTTGCTTCGGTTTTCCTTTGTGTTGTGAGtgtcattggttttgtttagggaGGGGGTTCAAGGTAGATGAGTTCCTCATCCTACCCTTGTGTTGCTTTCATGAGAGAACTTGATCACAAATCAAGACTCAATTGTTGTCAAGGCGAAGCCCCACTCTCTCTTATGATCATCATGGTGAGTTCATCGCATGACTTGTTAGTGTTTCACTTGTCTGCACCATGCTTGTAGTAATGgtgtcaatttttgtgttgtgcATGATATGGAACACTGCCACAACATCCTTGTCATCTCTTATGGAGTCATTCTCGTGTTGGTCTTTTATTAAATGTTTGTTTGACTAATGTCCTAGATGTGAGGCTTGGGGCATTACATGAGTTGAATGTCTTCTTAAGTGTTATTGTGATTGCTACTTTTGAATGATTTCTAGATGCTTTGCTAATGGCCTAGGATTGTTTATAAGCACATATTCCTAGTAACTCAACTCAAGGTATGTGGTGCACGACTTGATGGgataatattcatttttttttttaaatggactcAGAAGAAAAAGAGTTTTGAAATTCCAATTAGGTGGACCATGTCATCTTGTATGACCTAATCCACAAACAAGGTTGTGTCTTACGACCTTGACAAGGTTAAAAAGAGACCTAGGGGGTCAAACCAATCCTAACTAGATGGATTAGAAAATTAACTAAGATAAACAAGGGTGAGCCCAATTGATATGATAAACaacccaattaaatataaaacaatACCAGAAATAAAGGTATATAACCAAAGTGTTGTTGCTTAATTGAATTAGCACAATCGATGAGGATGATGGTATGATCCTTGATATCACCATCCACCAAGGTGTGAATCTCCTCAAGGTGAAAAATAAAAAACGAGGCCAAGACCGTGCCTCGATCAACTGTGACAAAATAGAAACTcttaatccttcactctcaaccaAAAAGATTAACTTAGATTCATACtcttatattaaattataaaataaaaatctaaatataatataaaatcctttaTATACATATTTCTATTACTTGCACATTTCTACAATCTAAAAATAAATGATTTTCAATATCAAACCTAAGctaaaaaataatgaaaagttgGTCATCTTTGTAGAATATTTTAGCATGATGCCCAAGTTCACAAGTGAAAGGGATTAAATAGACATTGGTAGGTTACTAGTCCAACTCGGAGGTAACGCCTTCCTACATGGGAGGGGGATTTGATTGGGCCTATTTTTGAAATTCGTTCCAACTACTACCCGTCTCACGGGACCTGTTTTCAACCCAAACTAAATTTTCAGAAGGTTTGCGTGTGAGAAGAAAGTTGATCCAAATCATGAAGTTGTTTAACCTTGGAACAACCCAATACAATGACTGGTTATTACTTGGGGATTAGCACAAAATGTATAATTGGCACTGATGAACGACATCAACAATGTGTAATAACTAGGATGTCTGTACAGAATCAGTGTGAACGATGAAAACAGGAAAAATGGCGGAGGGGCGGTTACAGGCATCATTGGAGCAATCGTTACAGTATTCTCTGATCATATCAGCTCTGGCTGCAGTCCTATGGGGATACTATACATGGTCCTTCAAGAAAATGGTTGTTACCTATGCTATGGGGGTGCTCTGCACTCTTGTGGTAATTATACCAGACTGGACCTTCTTTGCACGCCATCCTTCTGAATGGGGTTTCCCCATGCCTTCTGATAAACAAAGCGCCATTGCCCAGAAGGCCAGATTCCACGCTCTCAATCATTCCCTCAAGTATGCTCAAAGGTATTAGCTTTTTCTAGCCCTCTTGCTCTGGATTTTggcataattgaaaaaaaaaaaaaatcccaattTGATTGCGTTGTTGAACATGGGTTCCTGGATTTTCTGTTTTGGGTTCAGGGGAACAAAATTGCAGGAACTTTTCATGTTTTACATTCCTTCTGATGCCAATCATATGTCTTAGGGTTTATTATAGATTATTTTATGTCCATTGTTTGGGGGTCTATTTTTAATGGTTGGGATCTTGATTTCATGGCAGGGAGTAGATGATGGGTGTATGCTTTTTCATTTCTGTTCTCTGTGTTTTTTTTATGGCTTAATACATGGGGGAAATGTACGCCAGAGGACACCTGTGCCATCAAGGGTTTTGTTTTGTAGATGACAGTTCATAATCTGAGGTAGCTCAAAATAAGTGTAGAACCAAATCTTTTTCGCAAGCTGTTTGGAATTTAGATAACTGAAACTTGACAGTGCAAAATGCTTTGGGCCCTTCGTTAACTAAAAGAGTGTCCTGCTTAGGGCATGGACAGCATTGAATTAAGTGTCTGATTTGTTCCAGGCAACAAGTCACAAGCCCAGAGAGAAAAGGATAAGTAGTCCACAGACCAAAGGTATCCTATATCTGGAACTGTCTAAAAGTTTTCTAGCAGATTATCAAAGCAGAACCAGTTTTTTCTTTGAGGACAAATTACACTGTAATAGCAGTTAACTGTTCGCAATGGA contains the following coding sequences:
- the LOC131030368 gene encoding signal peptidase complex subunit 1, whose protein sequence is MKTGKMAEGRLQASLEQSLQYSLIISALAAVLWGYYTWSFKKMVVTYAMGVLCTLVVIIPDWTFFARHPSEWGFPMPSDKQSAIAQKARFHALNHSLKYAQRFNFYPIRFIGFTLSYGYIIYSTWKYMTT